Proteins encoded in a region of the Quercus lobata isolate SW786 chromosome 8, ValleyOak3.0 Primary Assembly, whole genome shotgun sequence genome:
- the LOC115958132 gene encoding THO complex subunit 4A-like — protein MANKLDMSLDDMIKNSRRSGGYNGNSNSRGRGRSSGPGPGPGPDRRFPNRNFQRTAPYYAPQGMQVMNPMLTQQVVLGVGGGVGVGVGGSNINNSEDGTKLYISNLEYGVTNDDIKVLFCEIGDLKRYSIHYDRSGRSKGTAEVVFLRQADALAAIKRYNNVQLDGKPMKIELVGVNLVTPPVVPPFPNSILGKPNFAFRRGRPAPGGWVRGGAGGIGSGPARGRARAKGPVEKLSAEDLDADLEKYRLEAMQIN, from the exons ATGGCCAACAAGCTGGACATGTCCCTCGACGACATGATCAAGAATAGCCGAAGATCCGGAGGGTACAATGGTAATTCTAATTCCCGTGGCCGAGGCCGCTCCTCCGGTCCCGGCCCAGGCCCAGGCCCAGACCGCCGCTTCCCCAATCGCAACTTTCAAAGAACCGCACCGTACTACGCTCCACAG GGAATGCAAGTGATGAATCCGATGTTGACACAACAAGTGGTGTtgggtgtgggtggtggtgttggtgttggtgttggtggatCTAACATTAACAACTCAGAGGACGGTACCAAGCTATATATATCAAACTTAGAGTACGGTGTTACTAATGACGACATTAAg GTACTTTTCTGTGAGATTGGTGACCTGAAAAGATATTCAATCCATTATGATAGGAGTGGAAGATCAAAG gGAACGGCAGAAGTTGTCTTTTTACGGCAGGCAGATGCTCTAGCAGCTATCAAGAGATACAATAATGTTCAGCTTGATGGGAAGCCAATGAAAATTGAGCTTGTAGGAGTGAATCTGGTTACTCCTCCTGTTGTGCCACCTTTTCCAAACAGCATATTAGGAAAACCAAATTTTGCCTTCAGAAG AGGAAGGCCTGCTCCTGGAGGTTGGGTTCGTGGTGGTGCTGGAGGCATTGGCAGTGGACCTGCAAGGGGCCGTGCACGAGCAAAAGGTCCTGTTGAGAAGTTGTCTGCAGAAGATCTTGATGCTGACTTGGAGAAATACCGCCTTGAAGCTATGCAAATAAACTGA